One segment of Variovorax sp. PAMC28562 DNA contains the following:
- the aroC gene encoding chorismate synthase: MSGNTFGTLFAVTNFGESHGPAIGCVIDGCPPGMALTEADIQGDLDRRRPGTSRHVTQRNEPDAVQILSGVYEGKTTGTPIALLIQNTNQRSKDYSEIAQQFRPGHADFTYWKKYGIRDPRGGGRSSARLTAPMVAAGAVAKKWLYEKYGTVFRGCMAQIGGIVIPFEGWEHVPNNPFFAPKADVSDLEAYMDALRKAGDSCGARIRVTASRVPVGLGEPLFDKMDSDIAYAMMGINAVKGVEIGAGFASVTQRGTMHGDSITPQGFATNNSGGTLGGITSGQDLEVSIAIKPTSSIISPRQSVDINNQPVEVVTKGRHDPCVGIRATPIAEAMLALVVMEHALRNRAQNGDTGNSGRRSRPFGTVGSEGGTSDEAEGPQSSFL; encoded by the coding sequence ATGAGCGGCAACACCTTCGGCACCCTTTTCGCAGTCACCAATTTCGGTGAATCCCACGGCCCCGCGATCGGATGCGTCATCGACGGCTGCCCGCCAGGCATGGCGCTGACCGAGGCCGATATCCAGGGCGACCTCGACCGCCGCCGCCCCGGCACCAGCCGCCACGTCACGCAGCGCAACGAGCCCGACGCTGTGCAGATCTTGAGCGGCGTGTACGAAGGCAAGACCACCGGCACGCCGATCGCTTTGCTCATCCAGAACACCAACCAGCGTAGCAAGGATTACAGCGAGATCGCGCAGCAGTTCCGACCCGGCCATGCCGACTTCACCTACTGGAAGAAGTACGGCATTCGCGACCCGCGCGGCGGCGGGCGCTCGTCGGCCCGACTGACGGCTCCGATGGTCGCGGCCGGTGCCGTCGCCAAGAAGTGGCTCTACGAAAAGTACGGCACGGTGTTTCGCGGCTGCATGGCCCAGATCGGCGGCATCGTGATCCCGTTCGAAGGCTGGGAGCACGTGCCCAACAACCCGTTCTTCGCGCCGAAGGCCGATGTGAGCGATCTCGAGGCGTACATGGATGCGTTGCGCAAGGCCGGCGACTCCTGCGGCGCGCGCATCCGCGTGACGGCGAGCAGGGTGCCGGTCGGCCTGGGCGAGCCGCTGTTCGACAAGATGGACTCCGACATCGCCTACGCCATGATGGGCATCAACGCGGTCAAGGGCGTGGAGATCGGTGCCGGCTTTGCCAGCGTGACGCAACGCGGCACCATGCACGGCGACTCGATCACGCCGCAGGGCTTTGCCACCAACAACTCGGGCGGCACCTTGGGCGGCATCACCTCGGGGCAAGACCTCGAAGTGAGCATCGCGATCAAGCCGACGAGTTCGATCATCAGCCCGCGGCAGTCGGTCGACATCAACAACCAGCCGGTCGAGGTGGTGACCAAGGGCCGCCACGACCCGTGCGTCGGCATTCGTGCCACGCCCATTGCCGAGGCGATGCTGGCGCTGGTGGTGATGGAACATGCACTGCGAAATCGCGCGCAGAACGGCGACACCGGTAACTCGGGACGTCGCTCGCGCCCCTTCGGCACGGTCGGTAGCGAGGGCGGTACTTCGGACGAGGCCGAAGGCCCGCAATCTTCTTTTCTGTAG
- a CDS encoding carboxylesterase/lipase family protein, which translates to MSEVASKVVALAPVRIDSGLVEGVRDEATGLCAWRGIPFAAAPVGDLRWRPPAPVAAWDGVRRADKFSPQCTQPGRAPDSVYAEYSGVQPMSEDCLYLNVWTPNEPADRGGEALPVMVWIHGGAFQQGAASNPVFVRGDLAKQGVVLVTFNYRLGPFGFMAHPALSAEAGGASGNYGLLDMAAALRWVQRNIAALGGDPARVTVFGQSAGAHGVIALMAAPEAHRLFRHAIAQSFGLNATPSLATGEAQGVEFAGGADAEAVASLRALSADDLMQRYLAQAHRFMPIVDGKFLQKPLAESFAAGEQQRVPFLTGWTRDEGSTFPAASSAASFKTHLLKRFGDRAAEAERLYPAGSDAEAVTSSRALFGDGLFAGGVVAAANAQAAVAATWVYHFAQLQPFKKGQRYRESGGAEPAAKLGVFHSSEYPYIFGTTRVLDRDWGADDDRITASMQGWWTNFAKSGNPNHEGDDQGLTHWPQFDPSGASQFTKPTVLEIKAEPVPIDIPRKAHLSFLR; encoded by the coding sequence ATGTCGGAAGTGGCGTCGAAGGTCGTCGCGCTCGCTCCGGTGCGCATCGACAGCGGCCTCGTCGAAGGCGTGCGTGACGAAGCAACGGGCCTGTGTGCATGGCGCGGCATTCCCTTCGCGGCGGCACCTGTCGGCGACCTGCGCTGGCGCCCACCGGCACCGGTCGCCGCTTGGGACGGCGTGCGCCGTGCCGACAAGTTCTCGCCACAATGCACGCAGCCGGGCCGCGCGCCGGATTCGGTCTACGCCGAGTATTCCGGCGTGCAGCCGATGAGCGAAGACTGTCTCTACCTCAACGTGTGGACGCCGAACGAACCGGCGGATCGTGGCGGTGAAGCGCTGCCTGTCATGGTATGGATTCATGGCGGTGCCTTCCAGCAAGGCGCGGCTTCCAACCCCGTGTTCGTGCGCGGTGACCTGGCAAAGCAGGGCGTGGTGCTGGTCACCTTCAACTACCGGCTCGGGCCCTTCGGCTTCATGGCGCATCCAGCCTTGAGTGCCGAGGCCGGCGGTGCATCGGGCAACTACGGTCTGCTCGACATGGCCGCGGCATTGCGCTGGGTGCAGCGCAACATCGCCGCGCTTGGCGGCGACCCGGCGCGCGTGACCGTGTTCGGCCAGTCGGCTGGTGCGCATGGCGTGATCGCGTTGATGGCGGCGCCCGAAGCGCACCGCCTCTTCAGGCACGCGATCGCGCAGAGCTTCGGCCTCAACGCGACGCCGAGCCTGGCGACCGGCGAGGCGCAAGGCGTCGAGTTCGCAGGTGGTGCCGATGCCGAGGCCGTCGCGTCGTTGCGCGCGCTCAGCGCAGACGATTTGATGCAGCGCTACCTCGCGCAAGCGCACCGCTTCATGCCGATCGTCGACGGCAAGTTCCTGCAGAAGCCGCTGGCCGAAAGCTTTGCGGCGGGTGAGCAGCAGCGCGTGCCGTTCCTGACCGGCTGGACGCGCGACGAAGGCTCGACATTCCCTGCTGCGTCATCGGCTGCGTCGTTCAAGACGCACCTGCTGAAGCGCTTCGGCGACCGTGCCGCAGAGGCGGAGCGCTTGTATCCCGCGGGCAGCGATGCCGAGGCGGTGACATCGAGCCGCGCGCTCTTCGGTGACGGGCTCTTCGCCGGTGGCGTGGTCGCGGCGGCAAATGCGCAGGCAGCGGTCGCGGCCACTTGGGTCTATCACTTTGCGCAGCTGCAGCCGTTCAAAAAAGGCCAGCGCTATCGCGAGTCCGGCGGTGCAGAACCGGCCGCGAAGCTCGGCGTGTTCCACAGCTCCGAGTACCCGTACATCTTCGGCACCACGCGCGTGCTCGATCGCGATTGGGGCGCGGACGACGACCGCATCACCGCGTCGATGCAGGGCTGGTGGACCAACTTCGCGAAGAGCGGCAACCCTAACCATGAAGGAGACGACCAAGGCCTGACGCATTGGCCGCAGTTCGATCCATCGGGTGCGAGTCAATTTACGAAGCCCACGGTGCTCGAAATCAAGGCTGAGCCCGTGCCCATCGACATCCCGCGCAAAGCCCATCTTTCTTTCTTGCGCTGA
- a CDS encoding IclR family transcriptional regulator C-terminal domain-containing protein: MAKDVTTAPAGLEKRDWIAGLERGVSIIEAFDDANPRLTASQAGQRTGMTRTAARRYLLTLQHMGYVASDDKLFWLTPRVLRLGQSYLESARLPRIVQPFLQRVAAGTHEIAYLSVMDGDEVVYIARNGPNRSMSTGYVLGARVPAQVTAAGMLMLALRSDADMATWLAQHELKVFTSHTIASKERMKLELARIRAKGWAISEQQLDLNSRGIAVPLRDRHGELVGALNITMPMGHEGSDEAVARVLPVLRETAQAMRSLI, from the coding sequence ATGGCCAAAGACGTCACCACGGCGCCCGCCGGGCTGGAAAAGCGCGACTGGATCGCGGGGCTCGAGCGCGGTGTCAGCATCATCGAGGCCTTCGACGATGCCAACCCGCGGCTCACTGCCAGTCAGGCCGGGCAGCGCACCGGCATGACGCGCACCGCAGCACGGCGCTACCTGCTGACCTTGCAGCACATGGGCTACGTCGCCAGCGACGACAAGCTCTTCTGGCTGACGCCGCGCGTGCTCCGGCTCGGTCAGTCGTACCTCGAATCGGCACGGCTGCCGCGCATCGTTCAACCCTTTTTGCAGCGCGTCGCAGCCGGCACGCACGAGATCGCATACCTGAGCGTGATGGACGGCGACGAGGTGGTCTATATCGCGCGCAACGGCCCCAACCGCAGCATGAGCACCGGCTACGTGCTCGGCGCGCGCGTGCCGGCGCAGGTGACCGCCGCGGGCATGCTGATGCTGGCGCTGCGCAGCGACGCCGACATGGCGACCTGGCTGGCACAGCACGAGCTCAAGGTCTTCACTTCGCACACCATCGCGAGCAAGGAGCGAATGAAGCTCGAGCTGGCGCGCATCCGTGCGAAGGGTTGGGCGATATCGGAACAACAGCTCGACCTCAACTCGCGCGGCATCGCGGTGCCTCTGCGCGACCGGCACGGCGAACTGGTCGGCGCGCTCAACATCACGATGCCAATGGGCCACGAGGGCTCAGACGAAGCGGTGGCGCGCGTGCTGCCGGTGCTGCGCGAAACGGCACAGGCAATGCGCAGTCTGATTTGA
- a CDS encoding carbohydrate kinase family protein produces the protein MFVVCGEALMDVYAGESTPTGLSFDARIGGSPFNVAVGLARLGRPVALLTGLSTDSAGERLLTALQDEQVDTSLLLRSDAPSTLSVISLDAHGVPRYAFHGTGAADRQITFDTLPALPPTTRALQFGSYALVVEPVGSALLALAAREHTQRLIAYDPNVRLNVEPDLSRWRALVEQMVAQSHFVKVSDEDLGLLYPGETPEQVAARWLAVGVSLVTVTRGGHGASSWTQSVQVDVPSLPVKVVDTVGAGDTFQAALLTWLDERDKLSATAMASLDRQALEAMLKFASKASSITCSRRGADMPRRNELD, from the coding sequence ATGTTCGTGGTCTGCGGCGAAGCCCTGATGGATGTGTATGCGGGCGAATCGACGCCGACCGGGTTGAGCTTCGATGCACGCATCGGCGGCTCGCCCTTCAACGTGGCGGTCGGGCTGGCGCGCCTGGGCAGGCCAGTCGCATTGCTCACCGGCTTGTCGACCGACAGTGCCGGCGAGCGCCTGCTTACAGCGCTGCAAGACGAGCAGGTCGACACCTCGTTGCTGCTCAGAAGCGATGCACCGAGCACGCTGAGCGTGATCAGCCTCGATGCGCACGGCGTACCGCGCTATGCGTTTCATGGCACCGGCGCGGCCGATCGGCAAATCACTTTTGACACCCTGCCCGCCTTGCCGCCCACCACGCGCGCGCTGCAGTTCGGCTCTTACGCGTTGGTGGTCGAGCCGGTCGGCTCTGCGTTGCTGGCATTGGCCGCGCGCGAGCACACGCAACGGCTCATCGCCTACGACCCGAACGTGCGCCTCAACGTCGAGCCCGATCTGTCACGCTGGCGCGCGCTGGTCGAGCAGATGGTGGCGCAGTCGCACTTCGTGAAAGTGAGCGACGAGGACCTGGGACTGCTCTACCCCGGTGAAACGCCCGAGCAAGTGGCTGCGCGCTGGCTTGCGGTCGGCGTGTCGCTGGTGACGGTGACGCGCGGCGGGCATGGCGCGAGTTCGTGGACGCAAAGCGTGCAGGTCGACGTGCCTTCGTTACCGGTCAAAGTGGTGGACACCGTGGGTGCCGGTGACACTTTTCAAGCAGCGCTGCTGACCTGGCTCGACGAGCGGGATAAGCTGAGTGCGACCGCGATGGCGTCGCTCGACAGGCAGGCACTCGAAGCGATGCTGAAGTTCGCCTCGAAGGCGTCGTCGATCACCTGCTCGCGCCGCGGTGCGGACATGCCGCGCCGCAACGAGCTGGACTGA
- a CDS encoding shikimate dehydrogenase family protein codes for MTSTIHGSTQAYLIPGDPVRNVRLPRMFNAVFERFDIDAVLMPMQVPRRDFAVFFKSAFLARNVRGMVIAPPHKPLVVDLLDGCGLFGRVAGSVNVVRRTDSDELEGDLFDGEGLIGALDHYKIPFRGKRVLILGAGVSAAAIGVALAEGGTVNGAEHIALHDVVAGKAAGVAVKLDSFFDATVVAVDSNDPAGYDLVINATPLGLNEGDALPFDVARMDNHAAVFDILLRGQPTPLVRAARARGLHAQAGFEMLVQQMPHYLAYFGYAKAAEALRDDADFLRELIYPAAMADEIENPLRYR; via the coding sequence ATGACCTCCACCATTCATGGCAGCACCCAGGCTTACCTGATCCCGGGCGATCCGGTCCGCAACGTGCGCCTGCCGCGGATGTTCAATGCGGTGTTCGAGCGCTTCGACATCGACGCGGTGCTGATGCCGATGCAGGTGCCGCGGCGCGATTTCGCGGTGTTCTTCAAGTCGGCGTTTCTGGCGCGCAACGTGCGCGGCATGGTGATCGCTCCGCCGCACAAGCCGCTGGTGGTCGACCTGCTCGATGGCTGCGGTCTGTTCGGGCGCGTGGCCGGTTCGGTCAACGTGGTCCGTCGCACCGACAGCGATGAGCTCGAAGGCGACCTGTTCGATGGCGAGGGCCTGATCGGCGCGCTCGACCACTACAAGATTCCGTTCCGCGGCAAGCGCGTGCTCATCCTGGGCGCCGGTGTGAGCGCAGCGGCCATCGGTGTCGCTTTGGCCGAGGGCGGCACGGTCAACGGCGCCGAGCACATCGCGCTGCACGACGTCGTGGCGGGCAAGGCGGCCGGGGTCGCAGTCAAGCTCGATTCGTTCTTCGATGCGACGGTGGTTGCGGTCGACAGCAACGACCCGGCCGGCTATGACCTGGTCATCAACGCGACACCGCTCGGGTTGAACGAAGGCGATGCGTTGCCGTTCGATGTAGCGCGGATGGACAACCACGCAGCGGTGTTCGACATCCTGCTGCGCGGCCAGCCGACGCCTCTGGTGCGCGCTGCGCGGGCGCGTGGCTTGCATGCGCAAGCCGGCTTCGAAATGCTGGTGCAGCAGATGCCGCACTACCTCGCCTACTTCGGCTACGCGAAGGCCGCCGAAGCGCTGCGCGACGACGCCGACTTCTTGCGTGAACTGATCTATCCCGCGGCCATGGCCGACGAGATCGAGAACCCGCTGCGATATCGGTGA
- a CDS encoding shikimate dehydrogenase family protein has product MISGKTTLIAHLGFPTEAFKAPMIYNPWFDQQGIDAVVVPMGVKPDDYAASLASIFKFSNIRGALVTMPHKVSTVALMDEVTPTARIAGACNAVLKRPDGTLLGDQFDGAGFVRGVERKGRLFKGTRVLVSGTGGVGSAIAASIAAAGAAELALFDMSDASANALAARLREHYPKMVVTTGSKDPAGFDVVVNATPLGMKDGDPLPFDIDRIAPGTFVGEVVMKSEYTPLLQAARDKGCAVQVGTDMLFEMIPAYLEFFGFGTASPDDLRAVAQLRY; this is encoded by the coding sequence ATGATTTCCGGCAAGACCACGCTCATCGCCCACCTGGGCTTCCCGACCGAAGCCTTCAAGGCGCCGATGATCTACAACCCCTGGTTCGACCAGCAGGGCATCGATGCGGTGGTCGTGCCGATGGGCGTCAAGCCCGACGACTACGCTGCATCGCTCGCGTCGATCTTCAAGTTCAGCAACATACGCGGTGCGCTGGTGACCATGCCGCACAAGGTTTCGACAGTCGCGTTGATGGACGAGGTCACGCCGACAGCGCGCATCGCAGGCGCCTGCAACGCCGTCCTGAAGCGACCCGATGGCACGCTGCTCGGCGACCAGTTCGATGGCGCCGGCTTCGTGCGCGGCGTCGAGCGCAAGGGCCGGCTTTTCAAGGGGACGCGTGTGCTGGTGTCGGGTACGGGCGGTGTCGGCTCGGCCATTGCTGCGTCGATCGCTGCAGCGGGGGCGGCCGAGCTGGCGTTGTTCGACATGAGCGATGCATCGGCCAACGCGCTGGCTGCGCGGCTGCGCGAGCACTACCCCAAGATGGTCGTTACCACTGGCTCCAAAGACCCGGCCGGCTTCGACGTCGTGGTCAACGCGACGCCGCTCGGCATGAAAGACGGCGACCCGTTGCCGTTCGACATCGACCGCATCGCGCCGGGCACCTTCGTCGGCGAGGTCGTGATGAAGTCCGAGTACACGCCGCTGCTGCAGGCCGCCAGGGACAAGGGCTGCGCGGTGCAGGTCGGCACCGACATGCTGTTCGAGATGATCCCGGCGTACCTCGAGTTCTTCGGTTTTGGCACCGCGTCGCCGGACGACCTGCGCGCCGTGGCGCAGTTACGCTACTGA
- the cydB gene encoding cytochrome d ubiquinol oxidase subunit II: protein MTLTQLIDYDTLRLIWWALIGVLLIGFAVTDGFDLGTGMLLPFVGRNDLERRVVINSVGPVWEGNQVWLILGGGAIFAAWPQLYAVSFSGFYLAMFVILSALILRPVAFKFRSKREEPAWRARWDWVLFFSGAVPALIFGVAIGNVLQGVPFRFSDDMHILYDGTFFGLLNPFALLCGLVSVAMLVTHGAAWLTLKTSGAVAERARLYGMVAALATIALYALAGILLASFIGGYRITSVIDTVGPSNPMLKTAELHAAAWLVNYTAHPWTMLAPLAGFIGAAGALAGLALRRPALALLTAALAIAGIIASVGASMFPFILPSSIDPRASLTVWDSSSSHMTLFIMLVVTCIFIPIIVAYTTWVYHVLWGKVDEVAIRQETGHAY, encoded by the coding sequence ATGACCCTCACCCAACTCATCGACTACGACACGCTGCGCCTGATCTGGTGGGCACTGATCGGCGTGCTGCTGATCGGCTTCGCGGTGACCGACGGCTTCGACCTCGGCACCGGCATGCTGCTGCCGTTTGTCGGGCGCAACGACCTGGAGCGCCGCGTCGTCATCAACAGCGTCGGCCCCGTGTGGGAAGGCAACCAGGTGTGGTTGATCCTCGGCGGGGGCGCGATTTTCGCGGCTTGGCCGCAGCTCTACGCGGTGTCGTTCTCGGGCTTCTACCTGGCGATGTTCGTGATTCTTTCGGCGCTGATCCTGCGGCCGGTGGCTTTCAAATTTCGCAGCAAGCGCGAAGAGCCGGCGTGGCGTGCGCGCTGGGACTGGGTGCTGTTCTTCAGCGGTGCCGTGCCTGCGCTGATCTTCGGCGTGGCAATCGGCAATGTGCTGCAAGGCGTGCCGTTCCGCTTCTCCGACGACATGCACATCCTGTACGACGGCACCTTCTTCGGCCTGCTGAATCCGTTCGCGCTGTTGTGCGGGCTGGTGTCGGTGGCGATGCTCGTGACGCACGGTGCTGCGTGGCTCACGCTCAAGACCTCGGGCGCTGTGGCGGAGCGTGCGCGCCTCTACGGCATGGTGGCGGCGCTGGCGACCATCGCGCTCTATGCGCTGGCCGGCATCCTGCTGGCATCGTTCATCGGTGGCTACCGCATCACCAGCGTGATCGATACGGTCGGACCATCGAACCCGATGCTGAAGACGGCGGAGTTGCACGCGGCGGCATGGCTCGTCAACTACACCGCGCATCCGTGGACGATGCTCGCGCCGCTGGCCGGCTTCATCGGTGCGGCAGGGGCTTTGGCCGGCCTCGCGTTGCGCCGACCGGCGCTTGCGCTGCTGACCGCCGCGCTCGCCATCGCCGGCATCATCGCCAGCGTCGGCGCATCGATGTTCCCGTTCATCCTGCCGTCCTCGATCGACCCGCGCGCCAGCCTCACGGTGTGGGATTCGTCGTCGAGCCACATGACGCTTTTCATCATGCTGGTCGTGACCTGCATCTTCATTCCCATCATCGTGGCGTACACGACCTGGGTCTATCACGTGCTCTGGGGCAAGGTCGACGAAGTCGCGATCCGCCAAGAGACCGGCCACGCCTACTGA
- the cydX gene encoding cytochrome bd-I oxidase subunit CydX, whose amino-acid sequence MWYFSWILGLPLAAAFAVLNAMWYELMDDDAIRREKLDTPEHSHNQERL is encoded by the coding sequence ATGTGGTACTTCTCCTGGATCCTCGGACTGCCCCTGGCGGCCGCCTTTGCCGTGCTCAATGCCATGTGGTACGAGCTGATGGACGACGACGCGATTCGTCGCGAAAAGCTCGATACGCCGGAGCATTCGCACAATCAGGAACGGCTTTAG
- a CDS encoding DUF4148 domain-containing protein, which produces MNIKLIAVAAITGFAALGAQAFQGEQNPLPPQPFVSTMSRADVQAQAYGAVPITNGGTGTIARTGMADRTAVRAGARSITSAGAQTYGDGDLTVQTRVR; this is translated from the coding sequence ATGAACATCAAGCTCATCGCAGTTGCAGCAATCACCGGTTTTGCCGCCCTCGGCGCCCAGGCCTTTCAGGGTGAACAGAACCCGCTGCCGCCGCAGCCGTTCGTGTCGACGATGTCGCGCGCCGACGTGCAGGCCCAGGCATACGGCGCGGTGCCCATCACCAATGGCGGCACTGGCACCATCGCGCGTACCGGCATGGCCGATCGCACGGCAGTGCGTGCAGGCGCACGGTCGATCACGTCAGCCGGCGCACAGACCTACGGCGACGGCGACCTGACGGTTCAGACGCGCGTTCGCTGA
- a CDS encoding MFS transporter, with translation MAIAMNDVRTFDNTGEPEGVKTPRKAAFASWIGSAVEYYDFFIYGTAAALVFGKIFFPTIDPKLATVAAFATFGVGYVTRPIGAFFMGHIGDKFGRKKVLTFTLLLMGISTFLIGLLPTYNQVGIAAPIMLVVLRLLQGLSAAGEQAGANSMTLEHAPAHRRAFFTSFTLSGTQMGFILATLVFLPIASLPEEQLLSWGWRIPFFLSAIVVAVGFWVRRTLPETPAFKEEANANATVELPAAVLFRDHTPAVLRVVFGALVSVTSTIFGIFVLSYAVNTVHIPRTTMLTLLVCANIVALAAIPLWAMLSDKVGRRPIFIFGALGCAVLIWPTLWAISRGDLMLIFVFGLLTSGIVYSAANAVWPSLYGEMFDTRVRLSGMAIGTQIGFALGGFAPTISAAIMGEGINGWMPVAGLVSAASVIAAISIFTAPETYKVPMHELGKKKNKVGA, from the coding sequence ATGGCCATCGCAATGAATGACGTGCGAACGTTCGACAACACGGGAGAACCGGAGGGCGTCAAGACGCCCAGAAAAGCCGCCTTTGCAAGCTGGATCGGCAGTGCGGTCGAGTACTACGACTTCTTCATCTACGGAACCGCGGCAGCGCTCGTGTTCGGCAAGATCTTCTTTCCGACGATCGATCCCAAGCTGGCCACGGTCGCCGCCTTTGCGACCTTCGGCGTCGGCTATGTCACGCGGCCGATCGGCGCGTTTTTCATGGGCCACATCGGCGACAAGTTCGGTCGCAAGAAGGTGCTCACATTCACGCTGCTGCTGATGGGGATCTCGACATTTTTGATCGGGCTGCTGCCCACCTACAACCAGGTCGGCATCGCCGCACCGATCATGTTGGTGGTGCTGCGTCTGCTGCAGGGACTGTCGGCCGCAGGCGAGCAGGCCGGTGCCAACTCGATGACGCTGGAGCATGCCCCGGCCCATCGGCGTGCCTTCTTCACAAGCTTCACATTAAGCGGAACGCAGATGGGCTTCATCCTCGCGACCCTCGTCTTCTTGCCGATCGCGTCGCTGCCTGAGGAGCAGTTGCTTTCATGGGGCTGGCGCATCCCGTTCTTTCTGAGCGCGATCGTGGTCGCGGTCGGTTTCTGGGTGCGCCGCACGCTGCCTGAAACACCGGCTTTCAAGGAGGAGGCCAACGCGAACGCCACCGTCGAACTACCGGCCGCCGTGCTGTTCCGCGACCACACGCCGGCCGTGCTGCGCGTCGTCTTTGGTGCGCTGGTGTCGGTGACGAGCACCATCTTCGGCATCTTCGTGCTCTCGTACGCGGTCAACACGGTGCACATCCCGCGCACCACCATGCTGACGCTGCTGGTCTGCGCCAACATCGTTGCGCTGGCCGCGATTCCGTTGTGGGCGATGCTGTCCGACAAGGTCGGCCGCCGCCCGATCTTCATCTTCGGCGCGCTGGGTTGCGCGGTGCTGATCTGGCCGACGTTGTGGGCCATCAGCCGCGGCGACCTGATGCTGATCTTCGTGTTCGGCCTGCTCACCTCGGGCATCGTCTACAGCGCCGCCAACGCCGTATGGCCCTCGCTCTACGGCGAGATGTTCGACACGCGCGTTCGGCTGTCGGGCATGGCCATCGGCACGCAGATCGGCTTTGCGCTCGGAGGTTTTGCGCCGACCATCAGCGCGGCCATCATGGGCGAAGGCATCAATGGCTGGATGCCGGTGGCGGGGCTCGTGAGCGCAGCATCGGTCATCGCGGCGATCTCGATTTTTACCGCGCCGGAAACGTACAAGGTGCCGATGCATGAGCTCGGCAAGAAGAAGAACAAGGTTGGTGCGTGA
- a CDS encoding cupin domain-containing protein has protein sequence MLDRTATKFSHVKPGDTDFKPGGLRDFFLYRDLGVAEATNGAVIAHLVKANMPPEEGTGWHRHEADFQIVIMTKGWAKFMYEDKETLVEAGDVVHQRPGIRHFLFDYSPDMEYLEIVSPADFKSVDVEAAAEVPAPTPWK, from the coding sequence ATGCTGGACCGTACCGCCACTAAGTTTTCGCACGTCAAACCCGGCGACACCGATTTCAAGCCCGGCGGCCTGCGCGACTTCTTCCTGTACCGCGACCTGGGCGTGGCCGAAGCCACCAACGGCGCCGTCATCGCGCACCTCGTCAAGGCGAACATGCCCCCGGAAGAGGGCACGGGATGGCACCGACATGAGGCGGATTTCCAGATCGTCATCATGACCAAGGGCTGGGCAAAATTCATGTACGAGGACAAGGAAACACTGGTCGAGGCCGGCGACGTGGTGCACCAGCGCCCCGGCATCCGGCATTTCTTGTTCGACTACTCACCGGACATGGAATACCTGGAAATCGTGTCGCCGGCGGACTTCAAGAGCGTGGATGTCGAGGCTGCGGCTGAGGTGCCGGCGCCTACGCCCTGGAAATAA